Proteins encoded together in one Lepus europaeus isolate LE1 chromosome 13, mLepTim1.pri, whole genome shotgun sequence window:
- the LOC133772609 gene encoding cytochrome P450 1B1 has translation MATSLSLDAPRLLNSLSSQQTMLLLVLSVLAAVHVGQWLLRQRRRQPLSAPPGPFQWPLIGNAAAVGRAAHLSFARLARRYGDVFQIRLGSCPVVVLNGERAIHQALVQQGATFADRPPFASFRVVSGGRSLAFGHYSEHWKVQRRAAYGTMRAFSTRQPRSRRILEGHVLGEARDLVALLVRGSAGGAFLDPRQPTIVAVANVMSAVCFGCRYSHDDAEFLELLSHNEEFGRTVGAGSLVDVLPWLQRFPNPLRTTFRQFERVNRNFGNFILDKFLRHRESLRPGAAPRDMMDAFILSAGKAVGDSGEGGARLDLESVPATVTDIFGASQDTLSTALQWLLLILTRYPDVQARVQAELDQVVGRERLPCMGDQPNLPYVMAFLYETMRFSSFVPVTIPHATTANAFVLGYHIPKNTVIFVNQWSVNHDPAKWPHPEDFDPARFLDKDGSFNRDLASSVMIFSTGKRRCIGEELSKMQLFLFISILAHQCHFRANPDEPWQTSFSYGLTIKPKSFTVNVTLRDSMELLDSAVQKLEAEGVCH, from the exons ATGGCCACCAGCCTCAGCCTGGATGCACCTCGGCTGCTGAACTCCCTGTCCTCCCAGCAGACCATGCTCCTGTTAGTCCTGTCGGTGCTGGCCGCCGTGCACGTGGGCCAGTGGCTGCTGAGGCAGCGACGGCGACAGCCCCTGTCGGCGCCCCCCGGCCCCTTCCAGTGGCCCCTGATCGGAAACGCGGCGGCGGTGGGCCGGGCGGCGCACCTCTCCTTCGCGCGCTTGGCCCGGCGCTACGGCGACGTCTTCCAGATCCGTCTGGGCAGCTGCCCGGTGGTGGTGCTGAACGGCGAGCGCGCCATCCACCAGGCCTTGGTGCAGCAGGGCGCCACCTTCGCCGACCGGCCGCCCTTCGCTTCCTTCCGCGTGGTGTCCGGCGGCCGCAGCCTGGCCTTCGGCCACTACTCGGAGCACTGGAAGGTGCAGCGGCGGGCGGCGTACGGCACGATGCGTGCCTTCTCGACGCGCCAGCCGCGCAGCCGCCGCATCCTCGAGGGCCACGTGCTGGGCGAGGCGCGCGACTTGGTGGCGCTGCTGGTGCGCGGCAGCGCGGGCGGCGCCTTCCTCGACCCGAGGCAGCCGACCATCGTGGCCGTGGCCAACGTCATGAGCGCCGTGTGCTTCGGCTGCCGCTACAGCCACGACGACGCCGAGTTCCTGGAGCTGCTCAGCCACAACGAGGAGTTCGGGCGCACGGTGGGCGCGGGCAGCCTGGTGGACGTGCTGCCCTGGTTGCAGCGCTTCCCCAACCCGCTGCGCACCACCTTCCGCCAGTTCGAGCGGGTCAACCGCAACTTCGGCAACTTCATCCTCGACAAGTTCCTGCGGCACCGTGAAAGCCTGAGGCCCGGCGCCGCCCCTCGCGACATGATGGATGCCTTCATCCTCTCGGCGGGAAAAGCTGTGGGGGACTCGGGCGAAGGGGGCGCGCGGCTCGACTTGGAGAGCGTGCCCGCCACGGTCACGGACATCTTCGGCGCCAGCCAGGACACGCTCTCCACCGCGCTCCAGTGGCTGCTCCTCATCCTCACCAG GTACCCCGATGTGCAGGCGCGCGTGCAGGCGGAGCTGGATCAGGTCGTGGGGCGGGAGCGCCTGCCGTGCATGGGCGACCAGCCCAACCTGCCCTACGTCATGGCCTTTCTCTACGAAACCATGCGGTTCTCCAGCTTCGTGCCGGTCACCATTCCTCATGCCACCACCGCCAATGCCTTCGTCTTGGGCTACCACATCCCCAAGAACACGGTGATCTTCGTTAACCAGTGGTCTGTGAACCATGACCCCGCCAAGTGGCCTCATCCAGAGGACTTCGACCCTGCCCGCTTCTTGGACAAGGACGGCTCCTTCAACAGGGACCTGGCCAGCAGCGTCATGATTTTTTCCACCGGCAAACGACGGTGCATCGGCGAAGAGCTCTCCAAGATGCAGCTGTTTCTTTTCATCTCCATCCTAGCTCACCAGTGCCATTTCAGGGCCAACCCAGATGAGCCCTGGCAGACGAGTTTCAGTTACGGCCTGACCATTAAACCCAAGTCGTTTACTGTCAACGTGACTCTGAGGGACTCCATGGAGCTGCTGGATAGTGCGGTCCAAAAGCTAGAAGCAGAGGGAGTTTGCCACTGA